AGCAATGTCAAAGCCAGAAAaatactttctttctttttaattgtaacACCGCGAAGGGTGTCCCCCACATTCTATGCATGTTTGACAAATGGGAAGTGTCCAACACTGACAAATTGATTCACTGACATGGCGGCGTTCTGCTCAAGGCATGTTTGACAAATATCATGTCTAAAACCACATGCTGACACACCAACATGCCATTCTTGCATAGGTGTCTATGCTTTATAGAATTGCCCAGTACATATAAAGATCACTCTGGCACTGGAGGTGCACAAAATGTAGAATATGATAAGATAAGCCACCTCGGAGCTGCaaccaaataatttaattgtgaTCAGGAGAAGTGCTTCATTGCTGTGGGCATAGAAGAGCTAGAGAGTAAGGAATGATGTTATAATTGTGGGTTGATTGGTGCTGCTAGATATCAATATCATAAAAGGTAACCTTGTActaaatttttatgtatttatgtgTGAGATGTGTAGTTAAAGAATTGGGGATTAAATGCCCAATATACATAGGTCTATTCCAGAAAGAGAATGAGAATGCATAGGGGCTACATAAATTAGGAAATTCACAATGTTGCATGTAAAAATCAGAAACAGGAAATATATAGAGTGTACAGAGAGGATAATGATATATGGATCTAGATGTAGAtcaataagaataataaaaatgaagtgCATAGATTGAGTAGGTGCTTTATGTACCCAGAGACAAGAAATTATTTACTAACACTAATTGATCATTGCTGGTggataatttattgtttttggaCTTCTGGGTCCATAAAGCACCCACTCAATCTATGCACTtagcttttgtgttttttattgaCTAGATTTGTGTATCATCATCCTCTGTGCTTACtctatctattttttgtttttaatttttacaagcaCCATTGTCAGCTTCCTGATTTGTTTAGTCCCAATGCATTTCTCTCTAGAATAGACCTCTATATACTGTGCATTTAATCCTCAATCCTTTAATTACAAAGCAAacacttaaatatataaaaaattggtgCATGGTTATCTTTTATGATATCTACCACAATGATTGACCTGAAATTATCATGCATTCCTTACTATGTGACTTGATTTAGTGCAAAGCTAATGCTCTACTATTCCCACCTAAGGCAATCTCTAGAACTTCCTAGTACTCAGCATTTATATGTACTCAACATTTTTTCGTTTTGTAAAAATTTGGCATAACAAGGTCAAatgaaaatttaacataaaagaaTCTATGGCTAGATACACACAAATTTGGCATAAAGTTCTTGGTTTCTTGTATTCTAATCAATGGTTTGATTTGCTCTAAGTAATTTTGAGTTTTCAATTGTTGTGCTCTACTTTAGCAGTGCAATTTAGACTGTGAGGTGGGATATTAATGTTTCCAATTTCCTTTACATTCTCTTTCTTATTGGCTCATTGTGAATACCTTGTCTTGCAGCTGAAGCTATCCTACTagcatttcaaaattatatattgatgCTGGGAACAAGTGTGATGATTCCATCATGGATTGTTCATGCCATGGGAGGAAGTGACGTATGCTGAATTTCTGCTTGTGTGTAAAATAATTGTTGCCTTTGCCACACATTTATTGCTGATATTTACTTGTTAGTGTTTTGGTTCTGATATAACCAGGGTGACAAGGCACGGGTAATACAGACTCTGCTTTTTGTAGCTGGCATTAACACACTTCTCCAAACGCTTTTTGGAACCAGATTGCCTACAGTCGTTGGAGGAGGTTCATCTGCGTATATATATCCAATTGCTTATATCATCACTGACTCATCGTTGCAACAAATTAGTGACTCTCATGAAGTAAGTTTCCTCATTCCATTTCTTCATCACCAGTAGTTTGAGAGCACATTAAACTATGCATTGTTCTTTTGATTTGTAACACATTTAATAACCATTTGCAATGATAATCCTTTGTCCTTCATTGATTTTGGAACCTTTCATACCTATATGTAACTATAAGCACTGAATCCTCTATGGGAGCTTTTAGACCCACAACAATCCTAAACATATAACCAAGGATTTATTATTCTGGACAAAATTCAACGATTGTTCTTGAGTGAAACACACTGGGATTTTAGTTGTAGATATGCTAATTATTGATCACcagaaaaatcaatatttagTTTTTACCAACTTTGCTATATCCATAGTATGAGGTTGTTTGTGAAGTTTAAAGTGAGAATCCACTGGCTTTCTGCCAAATGGTAATAGGTTAGCCCCagattataaaattcaaatttagtgTAAAGAAAAATGCTAGCCGCATACTTTTTGACATGCTCTTTCTAGCACactctatattattttttgaaatttattgggATTCACGAAATTTTAAGGATCCTATGCCTTATTCAATGAGTTATGAGTCTCACATGATTTTGTGAGTCTCagtaaatttcaaccaataataGTGTGTTCTACTTACTAGCATTCCTCATagcatataatatttttgctatCATTTATGATTTAAACTTCCACTGAATATTTGGACTTGGTTTTGGATCGATGACATATAATTTGGGGATTGATAAGAGATCAATAATAAAAAGGGTGTACACCAGTTGAAATCGGCAGCACAGAGGATTATACCATCTTCAATGTATTTCATTGGTCAGTATTGGTTAGGAGCAGTTAGAATGGGAGGGGGAGGTTAAATAGGAGTAGGAGGGAAACAATGAGGTTGGAATGAAATAAAGGTTGGAATAGGGGAGAGCATTTGGCTATCTCGAATCCCTGTGGACTAATACATTAtatttcatcttcttctatatCACATTGATCAGAGTAAAAGCCTACTTAATAATACATCCAACTGTTCTTTGTTGATCGCTATATTTTCCTCTGTTCTGATTTGGTTCTTATTAGTTGGTGTCAAAGCTTTCCACCATGTCTCTCAGCTGCAATCAAGCGACACAGGTAGTGACATCAGCATTGCAGTGTTGTTCTAGGACTAGTACACTGCCAGCCCGAATGGGTGCTGGGACTGTGGAGTGTGGTGGGATGTTAGGATCCAGTTGAAAGATATGGAACTTGAGTCCCACATTGGAAGTATGAGATTTTATTGTGAGGTTTATATGGCCTCAGGCTCACTAATTACAATTACTAGCTTTTTTTGTGTGATTCTCATAAGGTTCTTATTAGGGAGCAACATAAGTTATATAAACTTTCTTAGAAACACACTTAAATTTCTTTCTTATTCTTGGTTTAAGAGATCTTTCAATGTTATTGGTTTGCAGAGATTTATACAAACAATGCGAGCAATACAAGGAGCTTTGATTGTAGCATCAAGTATTCAGATAATCTTGGGTTACAGCCAAGTCTGGGGACTCTTTTCGAGGTATACTAGTATCATGTGACATGTTTGTGAGTTGACAGtgtctaattaaaattttgaagcaTTTTTGTTTTGTGGATCTTCTATCCAGATTTTTCAGTCCCCTTGGCATGGCACCTGTAGTTGGATTGGTTGGATTAGGATTATTTCAACGTGGATTCCCTGTGGTAGGTGTGGCTCAAATCTCCATCTTATTTTTCATGATCTTTGTagtaaaattttgattaaatggtgataaataataatatttaaggaACTTATCTTGAATCCAATCTCCGAGTTGTCACCTATTTAAGTGAATCCAATTTTCAATGCTGAAATTTGATCCTTGTTATCAGTATATATGATGGATTGAGGGTTTTGTCTACTTTTCATCTTATGAATTATTTTGTAGTGGCATATGCTTAATTTGTATACAGATATTGGTGGCATTTTCTGTAGAAAAATCCTTTCATTCAACATGCTAACTATATTTCTGAATTATTTGATAGTGGCATAATGCTTAATTTGCATGCAAATATTGATGCCATTTTCTTCTTCAGAATCTTGTAATTGAGCATGCTCACTATAGCTTGATGGATGCCATACGTTTCATACCATCTTCATAAATTTACTCAATgatctttattattttcattttcagttgGGGGACTGTGTAGAAATTGGTATACCAATGCTGTTGTTAGTAATTGGTTTGTCACAAGTAAGTGCTCTAACTAGAAAATTGTGGTTTGcatcaaattataattcttTCCCTAAGGCAAATAATTTTGCTATAAATTGCAGTATCTAAAGCACGTGAGACCATTTAGAGATATCCCTATCTTTGAACGTTTTCCAGTGTTGATTTGTGTCCCATTTGTTTGGATCTATGCTGTTATCTTGACCGCCAGTGGAGCTTACCGACACAAGCCAGACATAACACAACATAGCTGTCGAACAGACAGAGCAAATCTGATATCAACTGCCCCATGGTACCTGAAAAAACCTGTACTAATTTCTTCTGATAGGTTCAAAGGTTTTGCTGCTTCTGAGGTTTTTTCTTGTTGTTCTAGGTTCATGTTCCCATATCCTTTCCAATGGGGTCCACCTACATTTTCTGTTGGCCATTCATTTGCCATGATGTCAGCAGTTATTGTCTCAATGGTGGAGGTATCTATTTTCTTTcctgattttgtttttatttttctggttGACTTCAGTCTCACCTGCAGAGTTAGTATTTGTATGTTCTATCCCGGTACTTGTTAGTTGTTACTAcagattcatattttaaaatttgaccaAGGGGTCTCAGGCCCCAAAAAATTCACAATGattaagaaacaaaacactGATTACAATCACCATAAATTGTCTCATTGTGTTTTAGTGAATTTTCTATAATGTCTTGACATCTTGACCATGCACTTGTTGCAGTCAACTGGTGCATACATGGCGGCCTCTCGGCTAGCAATTGCTACTCCACCTCCTGCATATGTATTAAGTCGAGGCATTGGTTGGCAGGTTAGTTACAAGGCACaagtcatttattattattgaattgcCTAGCTTATGCCTGTGTATTAATTTGAATAGTTTTAAGACTTCAATCCTGTGACCAgtcattaaaagttaaaaatattgtaGAGGCTGATATGACTGAGATGGAACTGATTGTTTATTTTATCCAGGGGATTGGCGTCTTACTTGATGGTCTTTATGGAACAGCGATTGGTTCCACTATTTCTGTGTAAGTCTAACTCTTCATTGAGTTTTAACTGCATCAGCTTCTTGTGTATGATCCATGTATCTTTCTATAATAGCTTGATGAGCATCATGGTTGTTTATTCTAGGGAAAATGTGGGACTCCTTGGACTAACCCGAGTTGGAAGTCGCAGAGTTGTTCAGATTTCTGCTGGCTTTATGATATTCTTCTCTATTTTAGGTTGGTAGAGACAAATCAAAGATGAGCCTGGGTTACAATAGAAGTAAACCAGTTCCTCATCATgttattcataaaaattgttTTACTCTGATAAATTATAAACGAGAAAAGATAGTTCCACTTACATgaggtttttttgttttccttttctgtcATCATCTGTAGGAAAATTTGGAGCCGTGTTTGCTTCTATACCCTTCCCAATATTTGCTGCACTGTACTGTATTCTCTTTGGCCTTGTGGGTATGCCATATAATCTCAACTGAGATTTGATTGTAATACATTTTCTCTTGTTCATCTATTTACAATTACCTTCCCTTGTTCATCAGCTTCAATTGGAATATCATTTCTTCAGTTCACAAACATGAACTCcataagaaatcttattatCATTGGACTCACACTTTTCCTTGGAATATCTGTTCCTCAATTTTTCAATCAATACTGGACTCCCTCGCGACGTGGCCTTGTTCATACTAATGCTGGATGGGTGAGTTTTACTTTTCCGCAGCCATCTATATTATGCTTTATCAACTAACGTGTTAGCGTCATGTTATATGTTTTTAGATTTCTTTCAAGAAATTTGtactttcaatttttgttttgatatgtAACCTAACCTGTTCTTCATACTTGTCAACATCAATAGCCTTTTAGTAGTTTACTTGCTCTGAAtgcaaaattttcatctttGCAGTTCAATGCATTCTTAAATACCTTATTCTCATCACCTCCAACAGTGGGTTTGATAGTGGCAGTGTTTCTTGACAACACTCTCGAGGTAGAAAGGTCAAAGAAAGATCGAGGGATGCCATGGTGGGTGAAGTTTAGAACATTCAAAGGAGATAATAGAAATGAAGAATTCTATACTTTGCCATTCAATCTCAATAGATTCTTCCCACCTACTTGATCTTAATGAAGATGATCAGGCTAGGTAAGATTTTGTTGGAGTTGCACATTCCAGCATTCATGAGTTAGGACTAACAAAAGCTACCATCCAATTTTTTTGTGGACCGCATGTGAAATCTTGGTCCAACAATGGATTCTAATGCATTGGGTCCATGCTCCCTAGATATAATAATTGCTAGTGCTAATGAGTAATGAGTTCTGTTCCAAGATTTTCATGCCTCGACAACTGAATTTAGTGAATTTACTGTATAGATTTCTATAATTGTCCTTCTGACTAAGCATCTTTTGTTTACGTACGATTCTTGATATTTCATGTGCAAACATTAATAGATAGCAGAGCAGGTTTTGCATTTactaaaggtaaaaaaaaaaaaagaaattgctgACTGAAAGGTGCTACAAGCCCaaaacgaaaaataaaaaatgctgaTTCCTGGCTCCAAGGACAGTCtttattttgcaacaaaattaCTCTCTGAAGTTGAGCTGGACTAATATGAAGTGATTACCCTGACTAAAGCCTTGAATGCCACATGCTATGAAACGATTCCTCTGTCTAAAGcctagaatatttttttactagagGCATATTGTATAGGTTGATAGCcttcaacatatatatttttttaatgtagtcTACTTCCCTTCTTTTATTTAGAAGTGTGTGACTGTGTTATTAAGGGTTTGTTTGGTTAACAAAGTGGAagtaaagaaaaggaaaggaaggaaagagtataataattttagataattttgaGGTGGTTTGTTTGGCAAGGTTGCCCAAGGGTATGATAATTAAAGTTTAAGCTTTTTGCCaaccaataaaattttgtttgttatcaattttttaaatcataaaaagttatatatgttAACAAAAAGGTTCGAGATATAAATACTTTGTTATTTATCAATTACCAATTGgaggtattatttttttatttttttcctgttCTTTCGTCTTTCAATATTTCCACGCAGTGTAaggatgaaatgaaataaaatgaatacaactataaatatataaaattattgtaatgAACTCAGTGCCCTGTTTGTTTCATGGTTTTTAGAACggattttgttttagaaaagaaaaacatggttGGTAAAGAATAGATTTTGAAaactgtttttaaaattattttttagtttttaataggTGACACCACACCATTATGATTCTCCTGTTGAGCTCCCTTGAGTTCATGTTCTCATTCATGGTCACCTCCATGTTTGCACCGCCACTCTTATCACCATTGTCAGTCAATGGCCACCAAAATCTTCAAGCTTCTCAATGCTTCCTAGGCTAAAGTCGTCACCACCTACTCCATCCATTCAGGTTTCGCTTACAGAGCCTTTgatttaagagataaaaaaaattaaaaatttcttttgaatttaAAGTAGAGTGTAGATTTGAGATTCAtacaatttattctttatttcacTTCTTTTTCCCTCAACCAAATACATCCTTAGAATTGTcaaaatcaaatgttttttttgtttgttttagtttttgaaaactaaaagtaatttttaaaaataaaaatcaaactcatCCAAAACATCtgttattttggattttttttagttccatgttattcatgtttttttcttgTACTTTTACATATTCCTTCACTTCTcactaaaaattagttttaaaatctaaaaaacaaaaactcaatcaaacacatcttaaataaattattttaccttAAGTTactgtataaaattaatttgtttcagTTTTTGAATATCCAAACAATCAAAATTAATGTCATTATGTCTCTTTTCATCATAGAAGCCATGAAACCCATCTTAAATGTTGTAATCTTGATGGTACGTTTCGTATAATGCACCAATTCTCATTGAACTAAGCATTGATATTGGTAGGTAGATGCCAACAAAATTTCCATTGCTTGGGCCTAATACCTACACAATACaacataaacattatttttagtatgaatattaaaataattattgtaaaaattaaaaactttatcatatattttttatttgtgattaaataataatataaaattattttataatgcaTTGGCTATAGGCTATTTTTCTCAATAGTTTATATACAAATAGTGTAAAATTTTAAACCATCATCCTAtcacaaattataatatatggtaagttaattgaattttataaaaattattttaaaaagtatacctatcatgatttatgattgtttttttttgtatatataatttttttgttaattaaggtatcaatgaaaaaaaataaaatttttgttttatcaagGAACAAAAacagataaattttttattgaataacaaagataaaatttaaatatttattagggataaaaatattttttaatttaaaataaaatgagtattGTTTGGTATAATTGAAATAGAGTGGagagaaatgtaaaaaatatggtaccacaatcttttttttgttctcaCTTCAAGGAAGAAATAGAAGGGAATTATTGACTAACAAAATGCATGACAAATCTATCTCTCTGAAGTGTCTGTCGTTGactgaataataaaaaattattgctgccatataattgattatatcaTCCTATAATCGATTGTattcttaatataatattagaTGGATTCAGTGGTGCTAGAAAAATAATGGTGTATAAGTCAATGTTATATATAAAGGGTAAAATGGTATTTTAACTACTAATCTAATTTTTCTCTCATCTATTTCATTCAAACCAAACAACCTCatgatgttgtttttttttttttttaatatatttttctgaaaCTAAACTACCCAAAATTCCTTCATATTTTCTATTTGTCTCTCTTCTCTATCTGTCTCCTATTTTACTCCACTCTTTTTCATTCGCTCTAACCATAATAAGGATAATCTTACATAATTTATTTCCGTCATAGATAAAAAACAATTGATAGTTCACAACATAAAAACTTGATAGAGACTAGTTCTATTTTCAGGTGGTTTCGTGGAAGGCTCTTTCACTTTAGTAGGATTAGATTaagattaaaacaattaaagtttaagttttagatttatttgttatatatatgtgagtaatattttatttaaaataaaaaagtctcTCAAAATTTAGTTGAGCCAACCCTGCCCTTGCGTGGTTCAaagttaactaattaattaaggtaGTTCATGCAACTTCCATAGCAAACAAGTTGCTTGAGGAAGCATCTAACGTGACCATAATGATCACTTGTTGCAGCCTATGCTTCGTTTCTGGGAGAGTGTAATATGTTGCATGCTGAGCTTTGGGGTAAGTTGTACGAAACAAAACTTGTTTGGCAAAGGGGGCTTCGTAATATCTTCATAGAGTCTGACTCTATTTAATTTAGGTGATCAATCTCCTCTAGAAATAAATCTCAGGCATGCTATATATGGCCTAGATCCACACCTCGTACTAAGAGAAGGGTGTTGTTTTTCAATGGGATAACATTTCTCATTAAGAAAATCAATGTGATGATGCCATGAGCCCATGACAAAGTTTGGTTTATATACTATCTACTACTTGTATATATTCGTGTTTTCAACGTTGTTCCAGATTTCATCTTCCTTCATTTTACTAATTGATGTTAATATAAGTTTTGTTGCTTTCCATCGTGGATTTTGAGTTTGGCTAACTGCTAAGGTCCCTTTATTCAAAAAAGTAAAATCTCAACACACTTTGGATAACTTTGAACTCATATGACAAGGAGATCCAGATGACAAATACATAAGGTGCCCATCATGAAACCTTTCCGCGGCTACCAAGATCGAGGTTTGACTTCATAAGTTATGAGTAAATATAAGCAAAATTGAGAGTtggattaaaatttttaaatttttttaaaattaaaggattaaatatttatatcttaaaatagagatcaaaattacaaaattgaaaagaaaagaggacGAAAGTTTAGTTTTGGCCAACTTATTTCATATAATTgattgtatttataattatttgttattttcacaACTAATTAATCCAGGTACAATTAGATGGATTTCTCTTAAGGCGtacaagtaaaataaatatattttaagttattttcaactataattataaaattttattaattaatcaaatatattaatgattttaaatatttgtatattcaACTATATAAAAGAATCACACTGTATATAAGTTATCTCAGGTACTCTTTGTACATTCACATAAGTTGGTTTATGGTTcagatttcttttttcatttctcgTAATtcatccttttattttataacttttgaaaaaaatttcttatcttaattttcttttccaactggatctttttaatttttgcttaattCTTATTTATGACAGTTGGCCTGAATGTTAAAATGTTTCAGTAACATTTATATTGTGAACGATAGAAATCTTTGAGTACACATAGATAGGTAAACACAATGAATGTAATCACCAACAAATTAAACACAATGCACGTGACATTATGCCATTTATAGGAAGAGATGATTGCTTTATTTCTGGGTAGTTCATTAATTAATGTTTGCgagttatgtttatttttttgtgtttcaaCAGCTTTGGAGTTTCACGGCTCAACTTTACGTCAGGATCAATCAATGCAATTCAACCCATTACTTGCGAGGAATTTAGTCAAGCCTGTTTGGCTCCATGTGACATGTGACGACACTGACGCAAGAATTATGATATAATTTGGCAGAAATGAT
The genomic region above belongs to Glycine max cultivar Williams 82 chromosome 14, Glycine_max_v4.0, whole genome shotgun sequence and contains:
- the LOC100801589 gene encoding nucleobase-ascorbate transporter 1 isoform X6, whose protein sequence is MLLLTLLLQFTLLRILLHLLPHHPFLFLLSIPLCFSSKATTMADITHLPMEQLQDLECCLDSNPPWAEAILLAFQNYILMLGTSVMIPSWIVHAMGGSDGDKARVIQTLLFVAGINTLLQTLFGTRLPTVVGGGSSAYIYPIAYIITDSSLQQISDSHERFIQTMRAIQGALIVASSIQIILGYSQVWGLFSRFFSPLGMAPVVGLVGLGLFQRGFPVLGDCVEIGIPMLLLVIGLSQYLKHVRPFRDIPIFERFPVLICVPFVWIYAVILTASGAYRHKPDITQHSCRTDRANLISTAPWFMFPYPFQWGPPTFSVGHSFAMMSAVIVSMVESTGAYMAASRLAIATPPPAYVLSRGIGWQGIGVLLDGLYGTAIGSTISVENVGLLGLTRVGSRRVVQISAGFMIFFSILGKFGAVFASIPFPIFAALYCILFGLLQLEYHFFSSQT
- the LOC100801589 gene encoding nucleobase-ascorbate transporter 1 isoform X1 is translated as MLLLTLLLQFTLLRILLHLLPHHPFLFLLSIPLCFSSKATTMADITHLPMEQLQDLECCLDSNPPWAEAILLAFQNYILMLGTSVMIPSWIVHAMGGSDGDKARVIQTLLFVAGINTLLQTLFGTRLPTVVGGGSSAYIYPIAYIITDSSLQQISDSHERFIQTMRAIQGALIVASSIQIILGYSQVWGLFSRFFSPLGMAPVVGLVGLGLFQRGFPVLGDCVEIGIPMLLLVIGLSQYLKHVRPFRDIPIFERFPVLICVPFVWIYAVILTASGAYRHKPDITQHSCRTDRANLISTAPWYLKKPVLISSDRFKGFAASEVFSCCSRFMFPYPFQWGPPTFSVGHSFAMMSAVIVSMVESTGAYMAASRLAIATPPPAYVLSRGIGWQGIGVLLDGLYGTAIGSTISVENVGLLGLTRVGSRRVVQISAGFMIFFSILGKFGAVFASIPFPIFAALYCILFGLVASIGISFLQFTNMNSIRNLIIIGLTLFLGISVPQFFNQYWTPSRRGLVHTNAGWFNAFLNTLFSSPPTVGLIVAVFLDNTLEVERSKKDRGMPWWVKFRTFKGDNRNEEFYTLPFNLNRFFPPT
- the LOC100801589 gene encoding nucleobase-ascorbate transporter 1 isoform X3, yielding MADITHLPMEQLQDLECCLDSNPPWAEAILLAFQNYILMLGTSVMIPSWIVHAMGGSDGDKARVIQTLLFVAGINTLLQTLFGTRLPTVVGGGSSAYIYPIAYIITDSSLQQISDSHERFIQTMRAIQGALIVASSIQIILGYSQVWGLFSRFFSPLGMAPVVGLVGLGLFQRGFPVLGDCVEIGIPMLLLVIGLSQYLKHVRPFRDIPIFERFPVLICVPFVWIYAVILTASGAYRHKPDITQHSCRTDRANLISTAPWYLKKPVLISSDRFKGFAASEVFSCCSRFMFPYPFQWGPPTFSVGHSFAMMSAVIVSMVESTGAYMAASRLAIATPPPAYVLSRGIGWQGIGVLLDGLYGTAIGSTISVENVGLLGLTRVGSRRVVQISAGFMIFFSILGKFGAVFASIPFPIFAALYCILFGLVASIGISFLQFTNMNSIRNLIIIGLTLFLGISVPQFFNQYWTPSRRGLVHTNAGWFNAFLNTLFSSPPTVGLIVAVFLDNTLEVERSKKDRGMPWWVKFRTFKGDNRNEEFYTLPFNLNRFFPPT
- the LOC100801589 gene encoding nucleobase-ascorbate transporter 1 isoform X2 — protein: MLLLTLLLQFTLLRILLHLLPHHPFLFLLSIPLCFSSKATTMADITHLPMEQLQDLECCLDSNPPWAEAILLAFQNYILMLGTSVMIPSWIVHAMGGSDGDKARVIQTLLFVAGINTLLQTLFGTRLPTVVGGGSSAYIYPIAYIITDSSLQQISDSHERFIQTMRAIQGALIVASSIQIILGYSQVWGLFSRFFSPLGMAPVVGLVGLGLFQRGFPVLGDCVEIGIPMLLLVIGLSQYLKHVRPFRDIPIFERFPVLICVPFVWIYAVILTASGAYRHKPDITQHSCRTDRANLISTAPWFMFPYPFQWGPPTFSVGHSFAMMSAVIVSMVESTGAYMAASRLAIATPPPAYVLSRGIGWQGIGVLLDGLYGTAIGSTISVENVGLLGLTRVGSRRVVQISAGFMIFFSILGKFGAVFASIPFPIFAALYCILFGLVASIGISFLQFTNMNSIRNLIIIGLTLFLGISVPQFFNQYWTPSRRGLVHTNAGWFNAFLNTLFSSPPTVGLIVAVFLDNTLEVERSKKDRGMPWWVKFRTFKGDNRNEEFYTLPFNLNRFFPPT
- the LOC100801589 gene encoding nucleobase-ascorbate transporter 1 isoform X4 translates to MLGTSVMIPSWIVHAMGGSDGDKARVIQTLLFVAGINTLLQTLFGTRLPTVVGGGSSAYIYPIAYIITDSSLQQISDSHERFIQTMRAIQGALIVASSIQIILGYSQVWGLFSRFFSPLGMAPVVGLVGLGLFQRGFPVLGDCVEIGIPMLLLVIGLSQYLKHVRPFRDIPIFERFPVLICVPFVWIYAVILTASGAYRHKPDITQHSCRTDRANLISTAPWYLKKPVLISSDRFKGFAASEVFSCCSRFMFPYPFQWGPPTFSVGHSFAMMSAVIVSMVESTGAYMAASRLAIATPPPAYVLSRGIGWQGIGVLLDGLYGTAIGSTISVENVGLLGLTRVGSRRVVQISAGFMIFFSILGKFGAVFASIPFPIFAALYCILFGLVASIGISFLQFTNMNSIRNLIIIGLTLFLGISVPQFFNQYWTPSRRGLVHTNAGWFNAFLNTLFSSPPTVGLIVAVFLDNTLEVERSKKDRGMPWWVKFRTFKGDNRNEEFYTLPFNLNRFFPPT
- the LOC100801589 gene encoding nucleobase-ascorbate transporter 1 isoform X5, giving the protein MPWEEVTYAEFLLGDKARVIQTLLFVAGINTLLQTLFGTRLPTVVGGGSSAYIYPIAYIITDSSLQQISDSHERFIQTMRAIQGALIVASSIQIILGYSQVWGLFSRFFSPLGMAPVVGLVGLGLFQRGFPVLGDCVEIGIPMLLLVIGLSQYLKHVRPFRDIPIFERFPVLICVPFVWIYAVILTASGAYRHKPDITQHSCRTDRANLISTAPWYLKKPVLISSDRFKGFAASEVFSCCSRFMFPYPFQWGPPTFSVGHSFAMMSAVIVSMVESTGAYMAASRLAIATPPPAYVLSRGIGWQGIGVLLDGLYGTAIGSTISVENVGLLGLTRVGSRRVVQISAGFMIFFSILGKFGAVFASIPFPIFAALYCILFGLVASIGISFLQFTNMNSIRNLIIIGLTLFLGISVPQFFNQYWTPSRRGLVHTNAGWFNAFLNTLFSSPPTVGLIVAVFLDNTLEVERSKKDRGMPWWVKFRTFKGDNRNEEFYTLPFNLNRFFPPT